The Panicum hallii strain FIL2 chromosome 9, PHallii_v3.1, whole genome shotgun sequence genome has a window encoding:
- the LOC112872685 gene encoding uncharacterized protein LOC112872685 codes for MSKDCYDGNFSETADEACSSEAASESVSILLRMAMDCCPGEWDEEVTSQLSRKGGGGGGIVRDQAKEFQRVEVCAAVAFAAGKCAGAQYQVDSSSHGSLF; via the exons ATGTCCAAGGACTGCTACGACGGCAACTTCTCCGAGACCGCCGACGAGGCGTGCTCCAGCGAGGCAGCGTCAGAGAGCGTCTCCATCCTGCTGCGGATGGCCATGGACTGCTGCCCCGGAGAGTGGGACGAGGAGGTGACGTCGCAGCTGAGcaggaagggcggcggcggtggcgggatCGTACGGGACCAGGCCAAGGAGTTCCAGCGGGTGGAGGTGTGTGCGGCGGTCGCGTTCGCGGCGGGGAAGTGCGCCGGGGCACAATATCAAGTGGACTCCAGCTCGCAT GGGTCACTATTTTGA